The genome window ATTACAACCACTTCATCGGCACCTGATCCAAAGCCAGTATGGACATGCAGCAAAAGATAAATGAAGAACTAACATCTTTTGTCCAAAGAATGTACAagaattttctaaaattttatttcaagCAACTCCGACCTACCCATGATTCCTGTCTAACAAATGTACATAACTTCCCTAATGTTTTATTTCAAGCAACTACAACCCAAGATATACAAGATCACTTCCTCCTCCCTAGCTGATCTGCATGATGTTATTCTAATCCTGCTTAATGCTTCACACCTACAAGAAAGGGCAGCAGCGCAAACAACAAACTGGAATCAAACTACCGATCCACTCTATCCTTTCTCCATTTCATCTCCTACTCAAAACTGACAAGAAGAGCCCAGTCTCTGCATCTGCCTTTGCCCCGTGGTCAAACACTTCCGATGCTGGAATGCGTTTGGCAACAACTCCTGGAAATTCTCAAGAAAAACTGCCCATTCCTCTTCATCTATGTCTGCCAGCCTCACAAAACTCACGCTAGAAGGAAGTGTTTCATCAGCACTCCTACTATTCACAGATTGAATGCCTCCACCATCCCTATCGTATGCCTTACCGGTACTAAAAGTATTCCTGTTCTGTGTTCCAACCTGGTTCCTCCGAGTCTTTCCAGTGATGCTGACACCTTTCAGTGATGCCGAAAGCTCGGAAACATACAGAAGTTTCTCACAAACTTGTGGGAAGCCGGTGACACTGCTCTCTTTGTTCTCCTCATcattttcctcttcttcctccatgcTCTCCTCCAACCTTGACAGAAGGCTTCTGGGGCATCCTCCATTCAGTCCAAAGTCGAACGAATGCAATGAATTATACATCACATGCTGATCATCCTCATTGCATTCCATCTGAAACTGgaaatcttcttcctcctctagcaCAGGTTTTGGACAAAACCCCTCTCTTTCTGCTGCTAACCTCATTGCCTCGATGCATATGCCCTCCAGCTCACTAGGTTCTTCTTCCATTCCCCTGAACTCTCTGCTCATCATCTCACCGATCTCCGCTAGGCAAAGCCCAAAAGCTGCTGCTTCCTTGAGGAAAATTGTGCACAAGACCAAGACTCTGAGGCAGGCTTCTCGGATCATTGGCAATTCCATCCGAAGCATGTCAGAATCTTTCATCGGATCAAGAGTGGCAATATATTCTAGCTCATCCTTGGAAAATGGTACTGATGCCTGTGGCCAGTGGATCCACTCAAAATAGGGATCCTCCAAGCTCTCCGGCAGGCAGAGGCCATGATCTATAGGGATCAGTTCCATCCTTCCCCCAAACCTACcaatcccattttcaagcttcctCACCAACAAGTTTCCAGCATGCCTATCTGTGTTGAAAATTCTTATATCAAGTATCCCAATTCTGTGTATCGCAGCAACAGGGAAGCTCGATGTGCCATGGTCACTGGCATCAAAATCATGAGGAATGAACTGCTGGAAAGAAGCAATCTTGCTGATCACCTGCTGCTTTCTGCTGCAGTGCCTGGCTCCACTGTTATTATTCATTCCATCGTTGACATGGAACACCGAGTGGGTTATCTTTACAAGAGCTGTCGGAGGAACATTTGCAAAGTTTCCATAGTCCAAAAGGTATGCGGCAACCTCCCTGAAGCCCGTCTCACCAACACGTACAGATCTTTTCAGACCTGGCTGGCCAAGGGCTTTACCAATGAAACCTTTTGGATTGTTAGGCGCAAATGGTTCCTCGTCCGTTGGCTTGACGATTGCAACATTGTCACCATTGCTATTCCTGAAATAGTAGGCACCTCCGAGCCCATTGTGAACAGGAATGGGATCGACACCACTCTTAATGGCCTTCACGGCATCCTTGACGAGCTGTTTCATCCGGTCACAGCGGCTTGAGCAACCCAATATCTCAATCGGCCCACTGGAATCCCTCTGTTGATGATCTTTTATGCTCGGGGACAGGCACGGGGTCGAGGAACTCCTGTGCATCGAGTTCCTCGAGAGAAGCAACGGGGAATCGCCCCGGATGGCACTGAGGTCATTCTTTAACACAAGATCACCAAAAGTGAGTGAGCTCTCCTCAGTGGGAACATTGAGTGCAATCTGCAGCTTCCTCTTCACGGTGTGGGCATTGTCCTGGCGGTCCAACTCGAGACCCAACACACAGCCCGTCTCGGTCTGGATAAACACCCGACGCCGCCCCACCGGTTTTCCTTCGCCAATTCTGTTACCACATAAATCACCACTTGTGGTATGTTTTAAGACTGAAACTGCCATCTGGGTCTGAACAGGGCTGTCCAAATTAAAAGACATGGAAATCaccagggtatcgtcaaaggttaaTGAGGCCAGGAAAGCCAAACTGagatgtcttcttcctcttcttcgtgcGCACGCCAAACACAGAGGCTGACGCGGTTACGGAGAGGGGAAGATGCACATTAACAATCATGAAATGGAGGAAAACCACAAGCTTTgcatcaagaagagttggtaggAGTCATGGAGGCCTAGCAATTCCTCTATGCTTCAAAAGCCATTTAGAAAGTGAAGAACCCAATGCTGCAAGGGAGTCCGATTGTCAGAACTTTAGCTAAGAATTCGAACTTATTGACTACCAATTCACTGGTGAATTCAGTACCCTTTTTTTCTCTAAGCAAGATAAAGAGGGAACGGGAAAGATAAACACAGGAGTGAATCACTTGCAGGATAATGCACAGAAATAATTGCATACAAGAACACAAAAAAGAACTAACTATTGTTGATGCAATAAATCACCTTGAGATCACAAAAGCTAATATCACCTGCATCCAAGCATGCAAATCGAATCTGAACCTACAAGTTTCTCTTACTCTATGATTCTTAGTGTGCTAAATCCCCTCGAGCATTGAACTTTGCATTTGCTTGTAGTATTAGATAAGAACTAACTCCTGGAATTCGATTCGCGCAATTAACATGAAAATAAATGTATCTCTATAGTGAATAAATCATCGATTACTAAAAATTACATAAATCACAAAGAACAATAATTTTTTGTTCCTTTAAATTTGGAAGAGCACAACAACGTGCCGTTCGTCCAATAAATCAAGTCCAAAGAGATGGATTTGCATACAAAGATCAAACATGTATGCATGAAAACTACAATTAGCAACTAGATCAAACGTTATTTGCTTTGAGGACAAGGGAACCATACGAGTCCAAGTCAAACCGAAGGAAAAGGGGAAAAGCTTGAGATGCGAACATATGAACAGAACTAAAACTATCGAACGAATCCACCGAAACGAAATCAAGTAGACTGGGATCAAACCCTACCGAGGCGATTACGACGGCGGCGAAGATCTGGAGGGAGCGACGCCGGCCGTCTGGTCCGACCCCAGCGGCAGGTCGAGGACCGGGCACCGACGGCTCGATGATATCAAAGGAACGGTCGACCGCTGTGACCCCGGCGCTAGCGACGCCAAGACCTCTACGGTACTCCTCCCAGACCTCCAACCACGCCGCCGCCAGTCCCCCTCTGGCCCTCTTTATAATATATTAAGCCTTGCCTGGGGTTCAAAGTAACCGTGGTTAAGTGGGCCACGAGATGAATCTAACCGTTCGTCTCGGTCTTCTGAAACCATCTCAGCCGTTGGTGAAGCAGCACTTTTCCCGACCGGTTTCGCTCCCAACTCAACTCGACTACCCGCCTCGCGATTGGACTGGGCGTTCGTGGGACCCAACAGTCCCGGAGAAAGAACTCGGTCCTATCCAACGGAAGAGTCTGGAAGATCAACCGGTACCGTCGGATGGGTGAAGGGGGACGATCTCGTCCGTCGGATCGAGATCACGATGACGTGGGGGATAACGATTGGGACCTCTGCCGACGGCGATTTCTCCATGGACCTCTGCAACAGGATAATTACACGAACGCCATCATCGTGAGGACGTGActcctttttttaatatttaaccaTTAAAGTATATTGAATTTAATTATAAATGAtcacatcatttttttttgggGCATTTTAAAATACAAAAATAGGGGCAGAGTGTAGGAAAAGGACGAGCATCCAAACAGTGGTCTCTATAATTGTTTTGTTATGATGGATGAGATATGCTTGGTTTTGGTGTGTCAACCTTCGTAAGTATCAGTGTGCGGATGAGATGTGACGGCCCCAATTCGGTGTCCGGTGGCGTGGATTGGTCCTTTGCATGCAGTGAGCGATGCGAAAGACAAATACGGTGAGCTGTTTTGAATTGAAAGGTTCGACGGAGATGCCTCTGTGAAGCTTCTGCACAGCATAATTCCTCTTTTGGCTTCTTCAAAACAGCTCACATGGAGACACCCACCAACCTCAGGTgccaaaaataattaaaatatgttaatatatattttgattgtaaaattaaattaattatatcatgaaaagttaatataaaaatctaaataaaaaattatcatgaatTAAGAATAAATCTTAGGTATCTTTATATGCCGTGAATAAATATGATACTTCGAACGTCCTAATATATCTTAAACAATTAAAACTTACTTTCTATTATGGatctattaaaaataaattagattattattattattttattatattattattttaaatttctaaattatatagaagagaaaaaagagtcaaaagataaatttTCTCTTATCAAAATTATGTTTTAAAATTTCCTAATATAAATGGATCCGATAATTTTGATCAGAAACCCACTAaatctttaatatattttatcctaAATTAATTGAACCATGTAATCTTATAGTTCAGACATAAACATTAATCCAATCATAACTTCTTATCGCCAACAATTCATTCTTcttacatcatatatatatatatatatatatatatatatatatatataatagagacTATAAAATTTCACTTTGCTCCTTTGGTTCTTATTAATTTGCAGGAAGAGGAACTCATCGACCGGTTCTTCGTCTTGTCTCTCTAGGGTTTCGCATGATCTCCTCCCCTCCCCGTCCGAGATTTCGCTGCGATCCGTCTCtcggtggctctctctctctctctctctctagggttTCGGATGATCTCTTTCTCCCCTCACTATGTCCAAGATTTCGCTGCTCTCTCCCTCCTAGGGTTTCGGTGGATCTCCGTCTCTCCCGCTTCTATGTCGAAGATTTCGCTGCGACCTAGTGTGAGTTGATCCGACATTGGAGGAGGATTGGGTGGGGGGGAATCGGTTCGTGAAGTTGAAGTGCAGATCGAGGGCGACTCCTCTCCCGGAGGTATTCTTCCTTTCCTGGAAGCTTTCTCTGATtggtttcctttcttcttcttgcctTATTATTGCAATGCGATCTGGTGCGACGTCATGGGACATTGGACGAGGATTAGGAGGGGAATCGCGTAGTAAAGTTGACAGGCAGATCGAGGGCTCCTTATCTCCTGGATGTAaagttttttcttcttgttttcctttcttcttcttcctgcctCTTTTCTCGCAATGTGCTGTGTTACGCTCATGGAAACCCATTCCACAAGCGTGTAttcgatttcttctttttttcccccTTTAATTCTTTCTTTTAATTATGTATCTCCCTCCCTCCTCCATGTCTAAGATTTCGATGTTATATGACGTAAGTTAATCGGACGTTGGACGAGGATCAAGAGGCGAATGGCTTAGAAGAGTCGGCATGACGATCTAACGCCCCTCCCTTCCTGGGGCTATTCTTTcttcttgatttcttttcttcttcttgcctCTTTCTCGCAATCCGCTGTGTGATTCTCATCGAAGCCCATCGCACAAGTCTTATTCCGTGTGAACCAGCAGGGTTAGTCCCGTTGATCTCTTTGCCTGCGCGAGAGAGGTATTCTTTCTTGATTCGTTTTATTTTGGGGTAAAAGAATCTTCTAAATTAGGGCTCGCAGGGTTTAGTTCTGTTCGATTAAAAGAACAAAAGATTCTGTATAAGGATTTCTTATGTTGCTGCCTACAAGATTTCTCTTGTCAGAGTTATCCTTTCTGTTCCATGTTCATCTTTCTCTTGTCAGACTTGACATTGAGCTATTACATGATTGGATATGGAATGCATGTTTCCTTCATTTCTCTTATCAATATGCCTACAGAAAATATAGATTTACCTGTCATTGACGTCACTGTGTGGTGAGTAGTTCTTAAAGTCTTTGTATGAGATTCTGTTACCGAGTTGAGACAATAGGTTTGCAGATTCAGTGAAGTGGTGTCATGAAAAACTGTATTAGAGGGAGTTTTTTTTCCGGTCTTGAAAGCGTTACATAATTGTAGAACATTAAAGCATCTACAGATTTTATGCTGGGGATCTAAGATCACTTTTGTTTGACCAAAAGCTTTTATTCTTTATAATCTTTATCTACGATAGCTAAATGTGCTGTTTGGTTACGAGTGTTATGACTTAATATTTGAGCTATTACATGATTGGATATGGAATGCATGTTTCCTTCGTTTCTCTTATCAATATGCCTACAGAGAATATAGATTTATCTGTTATTGACGACACTATGTGGTGAGTAGTTCTTAAAAGTCTTTGTATGAGATTCTGTGAAGTTGTGTCATGAAAAACTGTATTAGAGGGAGGGAGAGGCATTGGTAGTATATGAATGCATATTTTAACCCAGAATGATACAAGTTCTGAAACTTCAAACTGAGGGATAACGGTGATACGATTAGCTGTGCTTTGTGCAATGCATGGATTTAAGCTGTTTGGTCATCATTAGGCTAATTTCATGCGTGATCACTTGTGGACGTCCGAACTAAATGTATTAAGTTTGTTTCTGCTCTCAGAAGAAGAAAAGTACTTTCCTAAACATTACTGAAACGTAGTATTTTGAAACTATAACTAAGTTTAGATTGCTCGCGTTTGTTGTATTGGAGCTTATAGTGAAAGTGGATGAGTAGAGTGGTGAGCAGAAGGCAGCCATGCTCACAGCTCCATGGGTATGGACTGCCATCATTGACATTTTGGGAAAAGAAAAGGAGCTTTCTTGAGGATATCTTCCACGTTCCTAGTGTGGACATTTGAAGCATCTTTTGGTTAAAAGGGTCACAGATTCAGATTTTGGATTGGCTGGAGGATATAGTTTCTAGATTGGTTGAATTGGATGATCCAGTTGGTCTTTTTTGAGGATATTGAAAATTGATGAGAAAAAAAGCTGATTGACTCCAAATGGTTAGAAACCAGCAGGAAATCTGCAGTAGATGAGCCAGCACCAATTGGGATAATCTGAATGAAATCAGGAGTGACCTTACTAATTATAATCAGTTGGGAGCTGTCAAAGCTGGTTGGCTTGGTTAATCTGCTAAAAGTTATATGGAGTTGCATATTTATGAAGCAACATGTGGGTGGATATTActatatatcattgatataataTTGTTCATAATTTGTTCCCGCTATCCTTTGTTTATGTTCTGAAAAGAACCATAAATCCAAAGCTTTATAGAATGTTGCTATTATATACCTGTTCttgtctccctctccctctctctctctctctctctctctctctttcgttaTATATGCTTGTGCACTGTAAAAGCACGATCCTTCTGTTTATGTTCTGAAACACAGACCAATAATTGGAAAGCCCTGTTCCGTCTTGACTTCTAACTTGTTTTCTTAGTAACAGTGAATTGATGTCTATGCTaacattgcaaaaaaaaaaaaaaaaaaaattgccacCATTTGACCTTTGGCACAATTAGGTTTTTCTATGTTTATTTCAAATTTCATGGTACGTACAGGTTTTTCTATGTTTTTAGAAGAAAAGGATGGGTTATGTTTGGGTCTGAAATCAGGAAAATGCATAGGTTTTGTTGCCTTGTACAGGTTTATAAGGTTAAAATGGCATTagctggtgtgtgtgtgtgtgtgtgtttaattCTACGATATTTCTAAACATTACATCTTTTCATTATTAAAGAGGGACATTTTGCCGAAAGAATAAGTGGTGGTTTTTTAATGCTAATGTCTCTCCTGAAAGGGTGTTCGATTCAGGTAACTTGCTTTCTCGACCACAATCTGGCTGCTAATAATTGATTAAGGCACCAACGACATTTCTGGGGGTGAAAATTTTCTCCTTAAAGGTGTTTTAGGATTTTAAACCTCTGGATCATCCCTTTATTTTCTTTAGTATTTGGGTAGTGTCATTCGTGAGGTTCGTTTCTTTTTGCACTGGTTTTTTGAACTTTGGGTTGCGGCATGAATTGtttcattataaaaaaatatttgaatcatTTTATTGCTTATAAATCTGTCGCAGAACACATCTCTGTTCGGTGGCAATTGCCACTTCTACTACGTGAAAGTTCGTTTATATGACTCGCCAtttgattccttttttttttcttttctgcatTTGATCAGTTATAAATGGGTTAGATTACCTTTTGAAACTTTTTATTAcctcttataaaaaataaaaaagctcataaaaaaaaaactcatctttGCGGAGAGACATTAGCATTACCGCATGGCAACGTCGGGAGTCTTTAAATCTCTACTTAAAATTGCAGTCTACTTTCAATATCTTTTAAGCAAAAAGCCTTCCAAactgtgaattttcttttaaacaCCAACTATAAAATTGATAATGTGGAGGCTAGAAGTTGTCGTCACTAAGTGCTGCAAATAATCATAGATTTTGTATGACCAATCTATTTTGGCATCGTTACTTTTCATCAAAGagta of Musa acuminata AAA Group cultivar baxijiao chromosome BXJ1-7, Cavendish_Baxijiao_AAA, whole genome shotgun sequence contains these proteins:
- the LOC135678364 gene encoding phosphatidylinositol 4-kinase gamma 5-like, with the protein product MSFNLDSPVQTQMAVSVLKHTTSGDLCGNRIGEGKPVGRRRVFIQTETGCVLGLELDRQDNAHTVKRKLQIALNVPTEESSLTFGDLVLKNDLSAIRGDSPLLLSRNSMHRSSSTPCLSPSIKDHQQRDSSGPIEILGCSSRCDRMKQLVKDAVKAIKSGVDPIPVHNGLGGAYYFRNSNGDNVAIVKPTDEEPFAPNNPKGFIGKALGQPGLKRSVRVGETGFREVAAYLLDYGNFANVPPTALVKITHSVFHVNDGMNNNSGARHCSRKQQVISKIASFQQFIPHDFDASDHGTSSFPVAAIHRIGILDIRIFNTDRHAGNLLVRKLENGIGRFGGRMELIPIDHGLCLPESLEDPYFEWIHWPQASVPFSKDELEYIATLDPMKDSDMLRMELPMIREACLRVLVLCTIFLKEAAAFGLCLAEIGEMMSREFRGMEEEPSELEGICIEAMRLAAEREGFCPKPVLEEEEDFQFQMECNEDDQHVMYNSLHSFDFGLNGGCPRSLLSRLEESMEEEEENDEENKESSVTGFPQVCEKLLYVSELSASLKGVSITGKTRRNQVGTQNRNTFSTGKAYDRDGGGIQSVNSRSADETLPSSVSFVRLADIDEEEWAVFLENFQELLPNAFQHRKCLTTGQRQMQRLGSSCQF